CCTCGATTGCGGCGTCGTCGGAGGCCAGCGCGTGGAACGCCGCGAACACCCCCGAGGGCAGCACGACGTCGTCCATGAGGGCGACCGAGAAGTAGGCGGGCACGTGGATGCGGCGCGCGAGCACGGCACCGTCCACGTGCGACAGCGTGTGAAGGACCCGGTCGACCTCGTCGCGGTGAACCGACAGGAAGCGCGTGATCTCGCTGAACGGCGCCGACGGCGTGCGCACGATGGCGTTCGGGAAGTCGCAGAGGAACGGCACATCGGGCATGACGGCCGCCACCGCTTCGCCCGACAGGGCGGCTGCGGCGATGGCGAGGCCGCCACCCTGACTCGTGCCGGTGACGGCGACTCGGTCGGCATCCACCCCCGGCATCGCCCGCACCTCGTCGACGAGACGGACGGCGTCGGTGTAGAGCCGGCGGTAGTAATAGTCGCGGGGATCCAGGATGCCGCGCGTCATCACGCCCGGGTAGGCGGCGGCCGAGCCGTGCGGGTCGGGTGTGGCGCCCAGGCTCCACGACGACCCCTGGCCGCGCGTGTCCATGATGACGTGGACGTAACCCGCCGCCGCCCAGGTGAGACGCTCGCCGGGGAGGCCCCGTCCACCGCCGTAGCCGATGTACTCGACGACGGCGGGCAGCACCTCGTCGCCGTGGGGGCGGACGACCCACCCGCGGATCTCGTCGCCGTCGAAGCCCGTGAAGGTGAGGTCGGACACGCTCAGCGAACGCACCGGCCCCTCCACCGCGGCGAGGCGGGTCGGGCCGGCTTCGGCGCGGGCCGCGCTCAGCGTCTCGGTCCAGAAGGCGTCGAGCCCGGCGGGTTCGGCGAGGGCGGGGCGGTATGCCCGCAGGGCCTCGATCGGCATGTCGGTGAAGGTCACGGCCATAGGCATCGAGGGTAGTGGTCGGGGCGTGATGAGACACCGCGGTGGCGTAACGCGGCCGGGGCCCGATCAGGTCTCGCGCGTGACCGCGTGCGCCGCTGACCGCACTCACCCCGTGCGTGTCGCCTGAAGGGGGAGATAGAGGCCGGCCCGCTCGGCGCGCACGGCCGCCAGCGCGCGCGAGGTGGCATCCAGCTTGAACAGGATGTGCTCGATGTGCGCCGCGACCGTGCGTGGAGACACCACGAGGGCGCGGGCGATCTCGGCGTTGGAGCACCC
The DNA window shown above is from Microbacterium proteolyticum and carries:
- a CDS encoding acetylxylan esterase, with protein sequence MAVTFTDMPIEALRAYRPALAEPAGLDAFWTETLSAARAEAGPTRLAAVEGPVRSLSVSDLTFTGFDGDEIRGWVVRPHGDEVLPAVVEYIGYGGGRGLPGERLTWAAAGYVHVIMDTRGQGSSWSLGATPDPHGSAAAYPGVMTRGILDPRDYYYRRLYTDAVRLVDEVRAMPGVDADRVAVTGTSQGGGLAIAAAALSGEAVAAVMPDVPFLCDFPNAIVRTPSAPFSEITRFLSVHRDEVDRVLHTLSHVDGAVLARRIHVPAYFSVALMDDVVLPSGVFAAFHALASDDAAIEEYTYNGHEGGGHRHWMKQVAWLDARFGR